The Microbacterium sp. LWH7-1.2 genome window below encodes:
- a CDS encoding RidA family protein, with protein MSQERFTRIPAPVVPGIADSVKVTAGDLLFVSGAVGFEQDGSVPADFARATELTLRELERALKAGGADFSSVVRFNVYVTDLNKEKLGIYRRVRDEIVGTDNLIASTLLGVAALFNDSTIEIDAIAAV; from the coding sequence ATGTCGCAAGAACGCTTCACCCGTATCCCGGCGCCCGTTGTCCCCGGTATCGCCGACAGTGTGAAGGTCACCGCAGGAGATCTTCTGTTCGTTTCCGGCGCCGTTGGATTCGAGCAGGACGGATCGGTGCCCGCCGACTTCGCGCGCGCAACGGAACTGACCCTTCGCGAGCTGGAGCGCGCGTTGAAGGCCGGGGGAGCCGACTTCTCCTCCGTCGTTCGCTTCAACGTCTACGTCACCGACCTGAACAAGGAGAAGCTCGGCATCTACCGTCGTGTGCGCGACGAGATCGTCGGCACCGACAACCTGATCGCCAGCACCCTGCTGGGTGTGGCAGCGCTGTTCAACGACTCGACGATCGAGATCGACGCGATCGCCGCTGTCTAG
- a CDS encoding MBL fold metallo-hydrolase: MTISIDMTRLGHACVRLEKDGRRIVIDPGEYSDPASALEGAEHILITHQHPDHLDEVAVLQYLAAHADATVRAPQVPSARLLAQAEAAGVGEDQIIATGAGEKFDSAGFSVRSVGGQHAVIHSFIPVVANTGYIIDGLVYHPGDSFIVPAGPAPDTLLFPLNGPWNKMSEMVDFIIAVRPRQAVPVHDILLNELGRDLYVNRAQMFADRHGVTLTDLVVGQTILIEGPEPVDVDPAADAGFVDRLDIR; encoded by the coding sequence GTGACGATCAGCATCGACATGACAAGACTTGGACACGCGTGCGTGCGGCTGGAGAAGGACGGTCGTCGGATCGTCATAGATCCGGGCGAGTATTCCGATCCAGCCAGTGCTCTTGAAGGCGCCGAGCACATTCTGATCACGCACCAGCATCCCGACCACCTCGACGAGGTAGCCGTCCTCCAGTACCTCGCCGCGCACGCCGATGCCACGGTCCGTGCACCTCAGGTCCCCTCCGCTCGGCTCCTCGCCCAGGCCGAGGCGGCGGGAGTCGGCGAGGATCAGATCATCGCCACCGGCGCAGGCGAGAAGTTCGACAGCGCTGGATTCTCGGTGCGGTCGGTCGGCGGCCAGCATGCCGTGATCCACAGCTTCATTCCGGTCGTCGCGAATACCGGCTACATCATCGACGGGTTGGTGTACCACCCGGGCGACAGTTTCATCGTCCCTGCCGGGCCGGCGCCAGACACGCTCCTCTTCCCGCTTAACGGTCCCTGGAACAAGATGTCGGAGATGGTCGACTTCATCATTGCCGTGCGGCCACGACAGGCCGTGCCCGTGCACGACATACTCCTGAATGAACTCGGGCGCGACCTCTATGTGAATCGGGCGCAGATGTTCGCAGATCGGCACGGTGTGACTCTCACCGATCTCGTCGTGGGCCAGACGATTCTGATCGAAGGGCCTGAGCCGGTGGATGTCGATCCGGCTGCGGACGCCGGTTTCGTCGACAGGCTGGACATCAGGTAG
- a CDS encoding Gfo/Idh/MocA family oxidoreductase has product MKRIRIGAIGLGMVGSAQVKTIASSVGAGDLVAVADANLDRAQAVAATLPGDVRVFASAEELIASADVDAITIASSAESHLALVLACIEHRKPVFCEKPLAMTAADCGLILDAEIRAGRRFVQVGFMRRYDAAFVDLKAAVDTGELGEIVSLQFVHRAADVPPSVTSSAHTTEAVVHEVDSTRWLLDDDIVEVRVAGNGGKTGLEDWLDPQFFYFRTAAGVMIYSEVFLKASYGYEIGCDVIGRSGMARLTNATPVAVSLDFRVFGAREKDFTVRFGDAYRRELVAWALDAVEGVVTGPNAWDGYCAALVTDACLDSLRSGDSVQVHSRDRPELYGAE; this is encoded by the coding sequence GTGAAGAGAATCCGCATCGGCGCAATCGGCCTGGGGATGGTCGGATCCGCTCAGGTGAAGACGATCGCGAGCTCCGTAGGGGCGGGGGACCTCGTGGCCGTCGCCGACGCCAACCTCGACCGTGCACAGGCAGTCGCGGCGACCTTGCCCGGCGACGTTCGCGTATTCGCCAGCGCGGAGGAACTCATCGCATCGGCTGACGTCGACGCGATCACGATCGCGTCGAGCGCAGAGTCTCATCTCGCCCTGGTGCTGGCGTGCATCGAGCACCGGAAGCCGGTCTTCTGCGAGAAGCCGTTGGCCATGACCGCAGCGGACTGCGGGCTGATCCTCGACGCGGAGATCCGGGCCGGGAGGCGCTTTGTTCAGGTGGGCTTCATGCGTCGCTACGACGCGGCGTTCGTGGATCTCAAAGCGGCGGTGGATACGGGAGAGCTGGGGGAGATCGTGTCGCTGCAGTTCGTGCATCGGGCCGCGGACGTTCCCCCCTCCGTCACCTCGTCGGCCCACACCACGGAAGCGGTGGTGCACGAGGTGGACAGCACACGCTGGCTCCTCGACGACGACATCGTCGAAGTCCGCGTGGCGGGAAACGGCGGAAAGACCGGATTGGAAGACTGGCTGGACCCGCAGTTCTTCTATTTCCGCACCGCGGCCGGTGTGATGATCTATTCGGAGGTCTTCCTCAAGGCCTCCTACGGCTACGAGATAGGCTGCGACGTCATCGGACGTTCGGGCATGGCCCGACTGACCAACGCGACGCCGGTGGCCGTGAGCCTGGACTTCCGTGTCTTCGGTGCGCGAGAGAAGGACTTCACGGTCCGCTTCGGCGATGCGTACCGCCGCGAGCTTGTGGCGTGGGCGCTGGACGCGGTAGAGGGAGTGGTCACAGGCCCCAACGCATGGGACGGTTACTGCGCCGCTCTCGTGACGGACGCCTGTCTTGATTCCCTCCGCAGCGGCGACTCCGTCCAGGTTCACTCCCGTGATCGCCCCGAATTGTACGGCGCAGAGTGA
- a CDS encoding ABC transporter substrate-binding protein translates to MRFSSRTVAALGVATLSAIALTGCVASASQPSGSSAGDDSDTIILGAAMAETGFMSVPDVPAINSMRMAIDDLNEAGGIGGKQVELRVVDTGSKLEQYAPVTQQLIDDGAEVILFTCDFDLSSPGALVAEQANVLSVSPCINEALFGPKGGLNLSFSYGNSTIGEGVVMSEFANSKGWKSAAFLTDTTLKYTQSQCQYARERFTELGGTDVGDYEYVQGDSIPEIVSKIAGGTAPDVIFNCGYLPGGAQVAKDLRDGGITAPVVSGFGMDGTTWVDAIPGLKDYYTVGPVSLTGDDPDPAVNDFLERYTAEYGAPAMGTFVMGPSVIDGIAKAYDIAGTWDGAEIADAMASFTDEEFLVGETTFTPEFHIALERPQAVRVVEDGTLKFVERRAPEKINANG, encoded by the coding sequence ATGAGATTCTCATCACGAACGGTCGCCGCCCTCGGCGTTGCGACCTTGTCGGCGATCGCCCTGACCGGGTGCGTCGCCAGTGCTTCCCAGCCGAGCGGCTCGTCCGCCGGGGACGACTCCGACACGATCATCCTTGGCGCGGCGATGGCCGAGACCGGTTTCATGTCGGTCCCCGACGTCCCCGCGATCAACTCCATGAGGATGGCGATCGATGACCTCAACGAGGCGGGCGGCATCGGCGGGAAGCAGGTCGAACTCCGCGTCGTCGACACCGGCTCCAAGCTGGAGCAGTATGCGCCGGTGACCCAGCAGCTGATCGACGACGGAGCCGAGGTGATTCTGTTCACCTGCGACTTCGATCTCTCGAGCCCCGGAGCCCTCGTCGCCGAGCAGGCCAACGTCTTGAGCGTCTCCCCGTGCATCAACGAGGCTCTCTTCGGTCCGAAGGGTGGGCTCAATCTCAGCTTCTCGTACGGTAACTCCACCATCGGCGAGGGCGTCGTGATGTCGGAGTTCGCCAACAGCAAGGGCTGGAAGAGCGCCGCATTCTTGACCGACACGACTCTCAAGTACACCCAGAGCCAGTGCCAGTATGCCCGTGAGCGCTTCACCGAGCTCGGCGGCACGGACGTGGGCGACTACGAATACGTCCAGGGAGACAGCATCCCGGAGATCGTCTCGAAGATCGCGGGCGGAACTGCGCCCGACGTCATCTTCAACTGCGGGTACCTTCCCGGCGGCGCCCAGGTGGCCAAAGACCTTCGCGACGGGGGCATCACCGCCCCCGTCGTCTCGGGCTTCGGTATGGACGGAACCACCTGGGTCGACGCCATCCCTGGGCTCAAGGACTACTACACCGTCGGACCAGTCTCGCTCACCGGGGACGACCCCGACCCCGCCGTCAATGACTTCCTCGAGCGGTACACGGCCGAGTACGGTGCTCCCGCCATGGGCACGTTCGTGATGGGGCCGTCGGTGATCGATGGGATCGCGAAGGCGTATGACATCGCCGGCACCTGGGACGGAGCCGAGATCGCGGACGCCATGGCGAGCTTCACAGATGAAGAATTCCTCGTCGGTGAGACCACCTTCACGCCGGAGTTCCACATCGCCCTCGAGCGCCCGCAGGCCGTGCGCGTCGTCGAGGACGGAACGCTCAAGTTCGTCGAGCGACGAGCTCCCGAGAAGATCAACGCCAATGGCTGA
- a CDS encoding ATP-binding cassette domain-containing protein, which yields MADVRTLPGAGRDSVRLRGGGITRSYRGVKALNDVHIEIPRGRVTGLIGANGAGKSTLVNILSGFDRPDEGIVEIDGEALPKEPAQRRTHRGIARTFQHGHLYPLLTVLENVEVTALACGLHRRTARALSLELLAELNLEEWALHSADHLPHGVERRLGVARALATQPSWVLFDEPAAGLNEGEAQHFRDTMRTLAERGIGVLLIDHNMPLVFGSCDHIFVLGAGRNVLDGSPDEIRHDERLATSYLGNAARQIAEGGQDVTL from the coding sequence ATGGCTGATGTACGCACTCTCCCTGGAGCCGGGCGCGACAGCGTCCGGCTCCGGGGCGGCGGCATCACGCGGTCGTACCGCGGCGTCAAAGCTCTCAACGACGTGCACATCGAGATTCCCCGTGGTCGGGTGACCGGCTTGATCGGCGCCAACGGAGCGGGGAAGTCAACGCTCGTCAACATCCTGAGCGGCTTCGACCGCCCCGACGAGGGCATCGTCGAGATCGACGGCGAGGCTCTCCCGAAGGAGCCTGCGCAGCGTAGGACCCACCGAGGGATCGCGCGTACGTTCCAGCACGGTCACCTCTATCCGCTGCTCACCGTCCTCGAGAACGTCGAGGTCACCGCTCTGGCATGCGGGCTGCATCGTCGCACGGCGCGCGCCCTCTCCCTGGAACTCCTGGCGGAGTTGAATCTCGAAGAGTGGGCACTTCACAGCGCCGACCACCTGCCGCACGGCGTCGAGCGGCGTCTGGGTGTGGCGCGGGCGCTCGCGACGCAACCCAGCTGGGTGCTGTTCGACGAGCCGGCGGCCGGCCTGAACGAGGGGGAGGCGCAGCACTTCCGCGACACGATGCGTACGCTCGCGGAGCGCGGAATCGGAGTGCTCCTGATCGATCACAACATGCCGCTCGTGTTCGGCAGCTGCGACCACATTTTCGTTCTCGGTGCCGGCCGAAACGTCCTGGACGGGTCGCCCGACGAGATTCGGCACGACGAACGCCTCGCCACGTCGTACCTCGGCAACGCGGCCCGACAGATCGCGGAAGGGGGTCAAGATGTCACGCTCTGA
- a CDS encoding ATP-binding cassette domain-containing protein, which translates to MSRSDTNRVLTVDKLNVAYRGIPAVRDLTFHVDAGELVGIIGPNGAGKSSTLLGIVNAVASQSTETSLQGIDLRRMPPERVARSGLALVTEGHHIFGRLSVRDNLRLGSTARRDRAGLEEDLEWVHDLFPILKEFSDRPAGLLSGGQQQQLAIGRALLAAPTLLALDEPSLGLSPTAVDTVFSAIESICARGTAVLIVEQRAQQTVAAATRTYVLSEGRMAMTLSPTDADDPALLMKAYLGS; encoded by the coding sequence ATGTCACGCTCTGACACGAACCGTGTACTGACGGTCGACAAACTCAACGTCGCGTACCGTGGGATCCCCGCCGTGCGGGACCTGACTTTCCACGTGGACGCCGGCGAGCTGGTGGGAATCATCGGCCCAAACGGCGCCGGGAAGTCCTCGACCCTTCTCGGCATCGTCAACGCCGTGGCATCCCAGTCCACCGAGACAAGCCTGCAAGGCATCGATCTGCGTCGAATGCCGCCCGAGCGCGTGGCTCGGAGTGGGCTGGCGCTGGTGACGGAGGGGCATCACATCTTCGGTCGGCTGAGCGTGCGTGACAACCTCCGGCTGGGATCCACCGCCCGTCGCGACCGCGCCGGGCTGGAGGAAGACCTCGAGTGGGTCCACGACCTGTTCCCCATCCTGAAGGAGTTCTCCGACCGCCCTGCAGGGCTGCTGTCCGGCGGGCAGCAGCAGCAGCTCGCGATCGGACGCGCGCTACTTGCCGCACCGACCCTCCTGGCTCTGGATGAGCCCTCGCTCGGTCTGTCACCGACGGCGGTCGACACTGTCTTCAGCGCCATCGAAAGCATCTGCGCACGGGGCACAGCGGTGCTGATCGTCGAGCAACGCGCGCAGCAGACGGTCGCCGCGGCCACCCGGACATACGTCCTGAGCGAAGGGCGCATGGCGATGACACTCTCCCCGACCGACGCGGACGACCCCGCGCTCCTCATGAAGGCGTACCTCGGATCGTGA
- a CDS encoding branched-chain amino acid ABC transporter permease — translation MIPFIQSLIDATSAGAVYALAALGIGLVFGVLRLANFANGEIITGAAYALLLLWPVSWPLALVASVMVAIALSLLMDLAVFRWMRSQSPAALLIASFGVSILLQRFYEGVFGARVRSGSVAPALTQSVNVGGFRLSLLALVAIVLAGILLLAVHLFLSRSRMGLQVQAAAADFRVARILGIRSGVVIAVTLGMSGVLAAAVAFILTAQSGAVDPTFGVQATVFGLIGAVIGGLNRVGGAVVGGFAVGFTLSLFTSWLPSGFDDFRIAFVYLLVIVVLLIVPNGIFAGRTAKERT, via the coding sequence GTGATCCCTTTCATTCAGTCACTCATCGACGCGACGTCCGCGGGTGCCGTCTATGCGCTCGCCGCTCTGGGTATCGGACTCGTGTTCGGCGTGCTGCGCCTGGCGAACTTCGCCAACGGCGAGATCATCACGGGCGCCGCCTACGCACTCCTCCTTCTGTGGCCGGTCTCCTGGCCGCTCGCACTCGTCGCCTCCGTCATGGTCGCGATCGCGCTTTCACTGCTGATGGACCTCGCGGTCTTCCGGTGGATGAGGTCGCAATCGCCCGCGGCGCTTCTCATCGCCAGCTTCGGGGTGAGCATCCTGCTGCAGCGCTTCTATGAGGGGGTCTTCGGTGCCAGGGTACGCAGCGGCTCCGTCGCCCCGGCGTTGACGCAATCCGTCAATGTCGGTGGGTTCCGGCTCAGCCTTCTCGCTCTCGTCGCGATCGTTCTCGCGGGGATCCTCCTCCTCGCCGTGCATCTGTTCCTCAGCCGCTCTCGTATGGGACTGCAGGTGCAGGCCGCTGCGGCGGACTTCCGAGTGGCCCGCATTCTGGGCATCCGATCGGGAGTCGTGATCGCCGTGACTCTGGGCATGAGCGGGGTGTTGGCAGCCGCCGTGGCCTTCATCCTCACTGCGCAGTCGGGCGCCGTGGATCCGACCTTCGGCGTTCAGGCGACGGTGTTCGGGCTCATCGGGGCCGTGATCGGCGGGCTGAATCGCGTCGGCGGTGCGGTCGTCGGCGGTTTCGCCGTCGGCTTCACCCTCTCGCTGTTCACCTCTTGGCTGCCGTCCGGATTCGACGACTTCCGCATCGCATTCGTCTACCTACTCGTCATCGTCGTCCTCTTGATCGTCCCGAACGGGATCTTCGCCGGACGCACCGCCAAGGAGCGCACATGA
- a CDS encoding branched-chain amino acid ABC transporter permease: MTSSPSSRATRFGWAVPSSVLSLWTLAVPLVAVWLFTALGSNLSSSAAIDLGYALANLIVVVAMWTFIGNSGVLSFGHLAFVAAGAWTMSLLTISPLVKSSIMPDLAPFLADASVAPFVALIIAGVVGGLTALISGFALMRLHGLEAGIATFALLMLVVQVLTYWSAIGPKSGQSMTGVPRSFDLQSTMLVALIVIVIAWGYGQSRSARMLRASRENAQAAPASGINTTRHRIIAFAVSGALAGVGGAIWAQTNRVVQASQFGLDFTFTTIAMLIIGGMLSLWGAIVGTLVIATLNHMLGVVEKGVQIGGVIVSLPSGSRLVVVAVLMVLIIILRPSGITGGREARWPFRPRDPFPAAVGRNRVQPPSENKPAAAGAAV, encoded by the coding sequence ATGACCTCCTCACCTTCTTCCCGCGCTACCCGCTTCGGCTGGGCGGTGCCCAGTTCGGTGCTGTCCCTGTGGACGCTCGCCGTACCACTCGTGGCCGTGTGGCTGTTCACGGCGCTTGGGAGCAACCTGTCGTCCTCCGCGGCGATCGATCTCGGCTATGCACTGGCGAACCTGATCGTCGTCGTGGCGATGTGGACCTTCATCGGCAACAGCGGCGTCCTGTCGTTCGGGCATCTTGCCTTCGTCGCCGCGGGTGCGTGGACGATGTCTCTGCTCACCATCAGTCCCCTCGTCAAATCGTCGATCATGCCGGACCTCGCGCCCTTCCTGGCGGACGCGTCCGTCGCGCCCTTCGTCGCCCTGATCATCGCGGGTGTGGTCGGCGGGCTGACAGCACTCATCAGCGGCTTCGCGCTCATGCGCCTGCACGGGCTCGAGGCTGGAATCGCCACCTTCGCTCTCCTGATGCTGGTCGTTCAGGTCCTGACCTACTGGAGCGCCATCGGCCCGAAGTCCGGTCAGTCGATGACGGGCGTCCCGCGCAGCTTCGATCTGCAGAGCACGATGCTCGTCGCGCTCATCGTGATCGTGATCGCCTGGGGCTATGGACAGAGCCGCAGTGCCCGGATGCTTCGCGCATCCCGCGAGAACGCGCAGGCCGCCCCGGCATCCGGCATCAACACCACCCGCCATCGGATCATCGCGTTCGCGGTGTCCGGTGCGCTCGCAGGCGTCGGGGGCGCGATCTGGGCACAGACCAACCGCGTGGTCCAGGCCTCGCAGTTCGGTCTGGATTTCACCTTCACCACGATCGCCATGCTCATTATCGGCGGGATGCTATCGCTCTGGGGAGCGATTGTCGGCACGCTTGTCATCGCCACGCTGAACCACATGCTCGGTGTCGTCGAGAAGGGTGTGCAGATCGGAGGAGTGATCGTCTCGCTTCCTTCCGGCAGTCGTCTCGTCGTCGTCGCAGTGCTGATGGTGCTGATCATCATTCTGCGACCGTCGGGGATCACCGGGGGACGCGAGGCCCGCTGGCCGTTCCGGCCGCGAGACCCTTTCCCCGCCGCGGTGGGCCGGAACCGGGTTCAACCACCGTCTGAGAACAAGCCAGCTGCTGCCGGAGCAGCGGTCTAA
- the mftD gene encoding pre-mycofactocin synthase MftD (MftD, an enzyme found in the mycofactocin biosynthesis locus, performs an oxidative deamination of 3-amino-5-[(p-hydroxyphenyl)methyl]-4,4-dimethyl-2-pyrrolidinone (AHDP). The resulting compound, now called pre-mycofactocin (PMFT), is a biologically active redox cofactor that can oxidize the non-exchangeable NADH of TIGR03971 family SDR-type oxidoreductases.), translated as MGFLSHKPIESVAEARTRAKRLLPKDVFTAMEAGSDSGATMRENLRAFEQIGMIPRVGVDIPTRPDLKTRFMGMDIDLPVVIAPAAAQAMHPDGEVGVARAASRAGTVMGLSNFASMPVESVASANSNLVGHLYLSGDRDTMADRVERFRRAGVKGLIFTLDLSASRVVHQPRDWGSPVYPDGLGLDTLLKYAPTAALHPRWTLRYLRRGSVPGLYAPNMSTKGGPVPTLIGGLNEWIGTHIPTWEDMAWLSDLWGGPFMIKGLVAPDDARRAIDVGATAIGVSNHGGNNLDTTPSPLRFLPAVVKAVGDQAEVTYDSGVRRGTDVVKALALGATSVMIGRPWFYGLATDGERGVYEVLETFRITIERALVGLGKSSIKDLTPDDLVVPKDFFIDEITVAR; from the coding sequence ATGGGCTTTTTGTCTCACAAGCCGATTGAGAGCGTGGCGGAGGCTCGCACGCGCGCAAAGCGGTTGCTCCCCAAGGATGTCTTCACAGCGATGGAGGCCGGAAGCGACAGCGGAGCCACGATGCGTGAGAATCTGCGTGCGTTCGAACAGATCGGGATGATCCCACGTGTCGGAGTGGACATTCCGACGCGGCCCGATCTGAAGACGCGCTTCATGGGGATGGACATCGACCTGCCCGTCGTCATCGCCCCCGCAGCCGCGCAGGCGATGCACCCCGACGGCGAGGTGGGTGTCGCACGGGCTGCGAGTCGGGCGGGCACCGTGATGGGTCTGTCCAACTTCGCCTCGATGCCCGTAGAATCCGTCGCCAGCGCGAACTCGAACCTCGTCGGCCACCTGTATCTGTCTGGCGATCGCGACACGATGGCCGATCGTGTCGAGCGCTTTCGTCGGGCCGGCGTGAAGGGGTTGATCTTCACGCTCGACCTCTCCGCCAGCCGGGTCGTGCACCAGCCACGAGACTGGGGTTCGCCCGTCTACCCGGACGGGCTCGGTCTCGACACGCTCCTCAAGTACGCACCGACGGCAGCGCTCCATCCTCGATGGACGTTGCGCTACTTACGGCGCGGATCGGTCCCGGGCCTCTACGCGCCGAACATGAGCACGAAGGGTGGACCCGTGCCGACCCTCATCGGAGGGCTGAACGAGTGGATCGGCACGCACATCCCGACCTGGGAGGACATGGCATGGCTGAGCGACCTGTGGGGCGGACCGTTCATGATCAAGGGCCTGGTCGCTCCTGACGACGCACGACGCGCGATCGACGTCGGTGCGACAGCGATCGGCGTCTCCAACCACGGCGGCAACAATCTCGACACGACGCCGTCTCCACTGCGATTCCTCCCCGCCGTGGTGAAGGCGGTCGGCGATCAGGCAGAAGTGACATACGACAGCGGCGTGCGCAGGGGGACCGACGTCGTGAAGGCACTCGCGCTGGGAGCCACTTCCGTCATGATCGGCCGGCCGTGGTTCTATGGCCTCGCGACAGACGGAGAGCGCGGCGTGTACGAGGTGCTGGAGACTTTCAGGATCACTATCGAGCGAGCCCTCGTCGGTCTCGGGAAGTCCTCGATCAAAGACCTCACGCCTGATGATCTGGTGGTCCCGAAGGACTTCTTCATCGACGAGATCACGGTCGCACGATAG
- a CDS encoding N-acyl homoserine lactonase family protein: MSEHKTDYSIYSLEFCQGDVPTDFVGGVIIHSNEGISRASMLYTLIIGGEVGGKQHVALVDCGFRNDYWLDRFPFTQWESPEEVLARVDLRPEDIEVILVSHMHFDHMGNFEAFPNAQLYVQLDEYIGWSQAVETANQLASDAERAWIFSSFDPTDLTRAAKGIADGRIRFVKGDQELLPGVTARLARDSHTFGSQWFKIETQNGPFIVAGDTVYLYENVERMWVPGYGQGNSFNLINLYKTYKEELKGDTNRLIPGHDQEIKRRYTSWKSESGNSTTEINLRAIDASRAPRSGESLVL; encoded by the coding sequence ATGAGCGAACATAAGACCGACTACTCCATCTACTCTCTCGAATTCTGCCAGGGCGACGTGCCGACGGACTTCGTTGGAGGAGTGATCATCCATAGCAACGAGGGGATCTCGCGAGCGTCGATGCTGTACACGCTCATCATCGGTGGGGAGGTCGGCGGAAAACAGCACGTGGCACTCGTTGACTGCGGATTCCGCAACGACTACTGGCTCGATCGATTCCCTTTCACCCAGTGGGAAAGCCCGGAGGAGGTGCTCGCCCGCGTCGATCTGCGCCCGGAAGACATCGAGGTGATTCTTGTGTCCCACATGCACTTCGATCACATGGGCAACTTCGAGGCGTTCCCCAACGCCCAGCTGTACGTGCAGCTCGATGAGTACATCGGCTGGTCGCAGGCGGTGGAGACGGCAAACCAGCTGGCCTCCGATGCCGAACGCGCCTGGATCTTCTCTTCATTCGACCCCACCGACCTGACCCGCGCGGCGAAGGGCATCGCGGACGGCCGTATCCGCTTCGTCAAGGGCGACCAGGAGCTTCTGCCCGGCGTGACCGCGCGACTCGCGCGCGACTCGCATACCTTCGGGTCGCAGTGGTTCAAGATCGAGACGCAGAATGGTCCGTTCATCGTCGCGGGGGATACCGTCTATCTCTACGAGAACGTCGAGAGGATGTGGGTTCCCGGCTACGGCCAGGGCAACTCATTCAACCTCATCAACCTCTACAAGACGTACAAAGAGGAACTCAAGGGTGACACGAACAGGCTGATCCCCGGGCACGACCAGGAGATCAAGCGGCGCTACACCTCGTGGAAGTCGGAGAGTGGCAACTCAACCACCGAGATCAATCTCCGGGCGATCGATGCGTCGCGAGCGCCCAGGAGCGGTGAATCGCTGGTTCTCTGA